Below is a window of Rattus norvegicus strain BN/NHsdMcwi chromosome 5, GRCr8, whole genome shotgun sequence DNA.
gcatcattggaaaatgtcgagaatacctgTGAAAAATCActaggaggagcttcctgtttctcaagattgtttactttatggtccatcatttcctgggagaagcttcctgcttctcaagattgttctctaagggccttatcttaagtccttttatctagttcctgggagagcaggctcaggaaatgtgaccttttacctacaggtagagggcagggtctggaatttgaggtatttagggcttttttaaacttccgacttcttagctgcatttttattctttcagtgtcAGAGACTATGCCTCCTTGCCTCAGGGATGAGAGAAGGAATTCTGTTCTGAGTTTGCCCTTATTCCACAGAACTTGGAGATGGAGCCCTATATTTCAGGAGTCTCTGTGTTGGATCCCAAATATCAGCACAATAGGAATTATAGAGTATATATTTTTGTCTAACGCATTGTTTTAAGTGTGCCATGTTAATATTGTTCTGTGTTAATATTTAGGAATCTACTTTCCtttttttgcatgtgtatgttatGTGAATGTGCACATTCATATTTGCATGTCTGGGAATCTGCGGGGGCTGCATGTGTGCAGAGGCTAGAATCGGTGTCCTGCCTTCTTTTATTGCTCTCTACTTTATTTACTGAGGCAAGCTTTCTGGCTAAACCTGGGATTCTCAGAGTGGGCTAATTAGCCAGCCAGTTTATCCTGGCAGTCCCCTATTTCTGCTTCCTAAATTTAGGGATTACAGATAGGTTGCTATGCtatccagttttttgttttgttttgcttttaaagataGAGTTTCTTTATGTACCCTGGCTGTCTGGGACTAGCTCTGTagacctctgcctgcctctgctaggattaaaggcctgcataTATGAGTGTGGGGAACTGAGCTCTAGTTTTCATGCTTGAATAACAGGTACTTGATTGTCTGAGCCATTTCATCAGCCCATGTTGTCTCTTGACACAAGGTCTCGTTATATATAACCCtgtctagccttgaacttgtgctcTCCTCATCCCTGGGAGTGTAAgccactacacccagcttttatttcctctctccctccctccttacctTTTGGACATTTAAAGCATGCTGCGTTTTGCTAGACTCATTATTCTTGTTTATTGTCTAGCACTCTGGATAATCatgaattagaggccagcctgggctattgaGAATTTAAGCTGTACAGGGCGACTCTATCTCATATCAACAACAAGCTCCAACAAAGTGAGATTCAGTAAGTTTAGTTTGCTTCTTGgttaacaaaatgaaaacaaagtaaataatttaGGGGCTGGGTTGCAGGTCAGGGGTCCAGCATGGGTCCAGCATGGGTCCAGCTTGGGTCCAGCAGTCATAAAGACCTTGTGCATCAGGAGACATCTGTGTAGCATTTCTGTGCACTCCAGCTTTCTACAAAGCAGTTGTATCTAGATCTACGCTACACATTAGGGGTCTTGTGCTGAGCTCAGTTATAGGTTTGGTTAATTATTCTATAGGGTTGTTCTTACttcttaaacatttatttatttgcttactcaCGTGCACTGTGACTTTGGGAGTTAATATTCTTCTTCCACCGTGTGGGCACCAGGGATCAGGTGCTTTCGCCGTATGAACTGCCTTCCAGTCTTCGACTGAATCAAGTGTGCTCACATTTCGTTTGATTCACTTACCTCTTCAGTTTTGAGGTGCTAGAGATCCAAGCTAGGCCTTGAACGTGTTAAGCGCTTGCTGCACCTCCAGTCTTTCACATGTGTTTCAAGTAATCCCCTGTCTGGACAAACATCATGAGAAAataagcttgttttgttttcatgattATTATATGCTTCAATGTAGGATTAAatatgaaaactcatagctagaTCAGGTGTTTCTTTTCATCATCTATGTTGTGTGATTAAGATAAAAAATATTGCTTTAATAGAAGTATGATTTTGTTTGTGCATGATCATGTCGTTTCTTACCATTAATTTTTACACATGATAAAGCAGGCTAGTATATTTACATACAGTACAGGTAGGATAATATTTTTATCTGGCTTTTAAATATAGTATTCAATAACAATTTGTCCTTGAATAACTAAATTATGCAGAGTATCCTACTATATGCTGGAAATGAAGAGGAAGCTTAGCTTTACTGCAGTCTGAGCTGGTGTAACCTAACTAGCTAGAGGATATGCAATTCCTGATTGACAGCAGGACCAGCAGTATGCAGATTTTGTAAGGGAGAACAAACACCCAGCTCAGAAACAGTGATTAGAGCTTTGTCAGAAATCACTACATTCACCCCTGGTGTCTTGTATTTTTCGGTCTACTAGATCTGTAAACAACACAGAACagttcctcttttgtttttattaaagtgATTTTGCAGTGCTGTTTCAGCCCCTGAGCCAGGCATACATGTGTGGAAATTTGAGATTCTCAGTAAATTAGCTAATTTTAAGCTGTGTTTCATGCTTATCTGTAGACCTTTGTGCATTAATCCTACCTTGAGCTGCTCCCTCTGCACACAAGTGTGTTTGCGTGTGCTTTCCTGTCTCTGTGAGAAGCTTTATGTAGGTCAGGCTTGGCTTAAGCAGCTTTCCCGAACCTGCGTCAGCTTAAGCTGCAGGAATTTTAATAAGCCCTCCCCTGTAGGCGTGGGCCTAAATGAGGCTAGCCTAGTTAAGCctgatctttctgtctgtctgtgagaagAGCTCAGCAGAGCTGAAGACTGCATGGTGGCTTCAGAAACTGCctactgaattcccaaagaacaatggtaggaaaGGCCAGATCTTCCAATTTTACCTTGTCTGAGAAGCTTGATCTGCTAAACCTTGTGAAGCCATATGTGAAAATTCTCGAAGAGCACACTAATAAAAATTCAGTCATAGTGGAAAAGAATAGATGTTGGGATGTCATAGCAGTTAACTATAATGCAATTGGAGTAGACCGCCCTCCTCGCACGGCTCAGGGCCTACGCAGCCTTTACAAAAGGCTCAAAGAATATGCCAAGCAGGAGCTATTGCAGCAAAAGGAGGCCCAGTCAGATTATAAAAGCAGTATCTCCGAGCCAACCAAGAAGGTTGTGGAGATGATTCCCCAGATTTCCAGCTTTTGCCTGGTAAGAGACAGGAACCACATACAAAGgtaagctttattttattttgttgtgggAATTATGGCGCCTCCTATCTCTTGGGCTCTGGCTTAGTTGTGCTAGACACGTGCATAGCAAGCATCCCCACAAGGGGAGCCGTGAACAgtgtctttgttttgctttcttaaaaaaaaagtaaagctcTGAGGAATTTTCTGTTAGGTTAGACTTAAGCTATTTTCCCTCTTCGATCCTGTAGTTTTTAGAAGTAAAGGTTAAAGAAGAATTAGTGGGAAGGAGCTTGCAACAGCACTAAATGAACTTTAAAGACTTCATAGATAAATTGTACAGAATGATGgattttattatgacattttcacatttattatgtattttgattatatctcAAACTTGTAAGCATTAAAATTAGATTATTTGCCTCTAtgataaattattctttttttaagattacaTGCCATTAatatggtttttaaaatttttttaaataaaatttatatgaaGTTAGTAGTTTTGGGAGCAAATGGgatctttgtttttttatgaatTGTTACCGTGTATGTTTCCTGAATATTCACTAAAGTAACAAAACTTAAAATCAAACTCATTGATGACATGATTGTGTATGTGAAGACTGTTTTGTTTCTCTAGTGTATTTGAAGTTGATAAGATAGAAATATTAACTAAAGGAGCTTAATACCTAATTCAGAGGTTTGGGTTACATAACGGAATAAACTGTAATGGATAATGGTGTAGTTTCACTTTGATATTGGGCCATAGGAAAGGTAAACTTTCTCATACCGCTCTCTTAAGTTTTAAGAAGGGCAACCTGGGTTAGGAGTTGAAAACTATCATACCTGGGTTAGGTATGATAAATTACCTAGGAATCTTAAAAGCTGATACCTGTGactaatttaaatttaattcttGACATAAGGTATGAATGGCAGCTCTGTTCTTCTGATAGACTGTCAGCTGTTTGTGCGTTGAAGGTTTGCTCCAGGACAGGCGGGGTTGTGATTACCTGTGGGACTTTGTGAAGTTGGGAGAGAAAACTTTTTAGCTGAGCCTGTCTGTTATTTTGgtgacattaaaaatatttttttagtgTTTTACACCATACTGCTTATTTTTACCTGATAGCatagattaaaaacaacaacaataacaacaacaaaatccctgcATCTGGGAACTGAGGGCCTGGCGGTGCAGTGAGTGAGGTCTTGCGACCACTGACAGGCATTTTCACTGTGATGGCAAATGATGAGGTTCTGTGTTGGATGGCTGTAATCTCCACAGCGAAAGTGTTTGACACTGGACTTCTTTTGAATTTTGCCTCTTTCAAAAATAGCCTGGAGAAAAATGGCTTTTGTTTTACTGGTATACCTCTCCGGtattaaatttagatttttaaaatctgaaaaagaTACATAGAAACTGTGATTTTTTAGTTAGcggcatatttaaaaaaattcagagaaTGCAGAAGAGCACATGCGTAggtacccccaacacacacacacgagttttgATACACCAACATTTCTCTGATAGAAATGGCCTAACTGGTTTGTATATTTCCACATCTGTTGCTGAAATAGCACTGTTTATTAGgtttaaaaaaacagaatataAATATGCCAGTAATGTTAGTGTTTACATTGATATTTTTCTGCTAGcttattcatttaatatatttatgtatttttcttacTTATATATGTATTTAGCTGAGATCATCTCAAATCCTAATTATCCCAGAAGTTTATAAATCTGTTtggttatattttaatataaatattactaCTAATTTGATTAGACTCTCTGCTAGGAAATTTTATGgtacatatggatattttaaaaaatatttattgtattttctaaCTTTACAACttagaatgatttttaaaaatttttatgtcTCTAAAACTAGATAGTAGTTTTATAACCTTTCAATCCTCtaaatttatttagatttttagtttttaaaaatttttacttcTGTTTATCTTTTTTGAGATATTGTTTCTAATGTATCTTATTAGAATGTTTCACTAAAGTGGAATGAATATTCTAGGTATCAGCATATTTCAATTTATATGAGAGCATAATGCCTATATTTATATGCTACATACTTCTTTGCAGTAGAAATTATgaagataatttaaaacaatttttatttatatttttaactttgtCTGATTCCAGACTTTAGTCTAGATCAGAggtttcaacctgtgggtcgtgacttctttgggggtcacatatctgatatttacattataattcctaacagtagcaataTTACAGTTCAgaaataacaatgaaataatttatggttggTCCCAAAGACAGTTGTTTACCATCTTCCTCAGAGTCATCAGCTTTATAAAAAGGTCAGtctaggactgaagcatctaaaAACCTCAACAGTGAGGGACAATTAATGTCTCTGAAAACATTCAGATGGTTTTTCTGGGCTAGGGAGGTGGCTCCTTTGGTAAAGGTATTTGCTGCCAAAGCTGATGACCTGCCTGTCTTTGATCCTAGTACCTGCatagtggaaggaaggaaggaaggaaggaaggaaggaaggaaggaaggaaggaagggagggagggagggagggagggagaaccaactcctataTATTGtgttctgacctccatgcacacacaaataaataaatgtacacatgtagaaaaagttttttttttttttaatttaagtctggggagatggttctATTAGTAAAGTGCCTGCCCCGCATGAGactctgagttcagatccctagaacacatCTGAAAGGCTAAAAATGCCACTTTCCCCTGCAGTATGAGGAATTAAAGACAAGTAGACCACTGAAGTTTGTTGACAACAGCTTTAGCTCACCGGATGAGGTGCAGGTTCAGGGAGGCCCTacatccaaaaaagaaaaagaagaagaagaaaaagtagaggaaGAGGGTACCTGACAATgtccatgagtctatggggccccatattcatgtgtatacacacacacacacacacacacacacagagagagagagagagagagagagagagagagagagcttcagttcctagcacctgtaTGGCAGCATTGTAATATAGTCTAGAGGTCTTGGTCAGGTTCATTCTAAATGCCAAGTAAAGAATTAGAAGGCAGAAAAAAATTCTTGTGCTGCAACAAGTAACCGAAAAATCTCAGATATCGCAGATAGCAGCAATAGAACCAGCAGTTGAAGAGAGGTATTTATTGGGGGTGAGGAAACATGTATGTAgtatacacacagaaaaagaccCTCTACAAAAAGGAGGGAGTActcccaaaagcaaaacaacaacaacaacaacaaaacccaaaaaaggccaaaaaaacccacaactttATTTGGAGAGTggggttgagacagggtttctctgtgtggccctgtctGCCTTgcaacttactatgtagaccagagcAGGCTAGCCTTACACTCAGAAATCCACttggcctctgtctcctgagtactgggattaaagaattTTTACTGTGGTTGTTGTGTTTTTGACATAGGGTGTGGTCTGTAgccatgactgtcctggaacttgagattgccctgtctctatctcttaagtgctaaggttacaggcatatgccaccactctCTATTCAAAATTTATGGTTAAATGTTTATCAATaccaaatattaaatataaatatgaaattgtGCTATAAATATATCATGCTATTGTttataatgtgtttttttttttaatgtgctatAGTACAAACTTGGATGAGGCTGCCCAAGCTGGTACCAGTTCACTGCAGGTGATGGTGGATCACCATCCTGTTGCTATCACTGTAGAGGTGAAACAAGAAGAGGACATTAAACCGTCTCCTGCCCTGGTTTCAAGTCCTCAACACAATGATGCTTTAGAGCAACAAGAAGAACATGAATTAATGCGTGTTGCGGAAGGATCCGTGTCGCCATCACTCTCTTCTGTTGATATGAGAATGACATCATCTCCATCTTCTGTCCCCAGGAGAGATGTTTTTCATCAGGAAAGTGGAGAACACTTGAGGTCTCTGCTAAGATGTGACCCTCAGGTCCTGCAGATGTTGAAAGAGGAACATCAGTTAattttagaaaatcaaaagaaatttGGATTATATGTTCAGGAGAAGAGGGATGGATTGAAGAGGAGGCAGcggctggaggaggagctgctAAGAGCCAAGATTGAAGTGGAGAAGCTGAGAGCAAGTCGCTTACGGCGGGACCTGCCTGAGTATAGTAGTTTCTAAGAACTTTCCAGTTTGGGAATtcgataattttaattttgtcagaattattttcattttggagGATCACGAAGCTCAGCACACGTCCTAAAAACTGTTAATTTCTCTTATAAAAAAGCTTTTgacatgattttcttcttttctgtcttaaccgtccttttttattttctggagacaggtttctttgtgtagccctgactgtctggAACTAGCTCGGTagaacaagctggccttgaacctgctttttttttttttaaacacaattttcaaaatatttaattttcccTTTAGATACTATCATTTACAGATTGGCTGACATGGTAATCCAGTTTGTTGcccttcccttattgttttcCTAAGACATTTAACTGTTGGCCTCATGTAAAGTCTTTTATTTTGATTATAAAAAATAATGCAAATAGAGTTGCATCTGCTGCATAagcctgtgacctcagcacttgggagggagagacagatgagagaagagaaaggccaGCTTGGCTACATACCAGtctcaaggtcagcctgtgctaTGTGGAATCCTGTGTTACAGCAAAATCCACAGAATTGTATAAATGCATACGTGCTACTTCAAAGAACCGAATCTTTAACAGTTTTAGTTTCGATTAAAAGTtagaattgagagagagagaaagagagagagagagagagagagagagagagagagagagaacgatcGAGAGTTGGAAGCTCCCTATGAGTAGTGAGCACATATTTTTACTGTTGAGCTACATCACtattcctattttttctttttttggagataaaatctcactatgtagcccaggctagcctgtaGTACAagttcctcctgccccagccttttGAATACTGAGATAGTAAGTTTCTGTTAAActaatagaaacagaaaacttGTATGCATGGCATTGCATTGTTCTTATCTTTGGAAAGAGTGGTGGTAGAGTTGGAAGAGAAAACTCTTGAGTTTAAATGTAATGAAACCGAGCTCCAGGGTGGGCACCATAATTTATTTCAGGTATCAAAGCTT
It encodes the following:
- the Fsbp gene encoding fibrinogen silencer-binding protein, giving the protein MVGKARSSNFTLSEKLDLLNLVKPYVKILEEHTNKNSVIVEKNRCWDVIAVNYNAIGVDRPPRTAQGLRSLYKRLKEYAKQELLQQKEAQSDYKSSISEPTKKVVEMIPQISSFCLVRDRNHIQSTNLDEAAQAGTSSLQVMVDHHPVAITVEVKQEEDIKPSPALVSSPQHNDALEQQEEHELMRVAEGSVSPSLSSVDMRMTSSPSSVPRRDVFHQESGEHLRSLLRCDPQVLQMLKEEHQLILENQKKFGLYVQEKRDGLKRRQRLEEELLRAKIEVEKLRASRLRRDLPEYSSF